The window AAGTTCAAGGGGGCCACGAATATCGGCTGTAACCCCACATTCGGCAAAAACAGGCTTTCCGTCGAAACTCATATTTTGGGGTTCAGAAAAAACATCTACGGAAAAAAATTGAGGCTTTATTTTATCGGCCGGATCCGGGGCGAAAAAAGATTCCGAAATCCGAAAGAACTGGTCCGGCAGATCCGGAAGGACATTAAAACAGCGAAGAGAATATGGCGAAGGGAAAAACCTTGGAATTTGTGAAAGGCAAAACATTGGATCGTTTTTGTGAAATCGTTTTTGCTCCCGCCCGCAGGGCTTGCGAAAACGATGAAACAAAAATGATTCAATGTTTTGCAAGAAAATGAAAAAGAAACTCAAAATCCTCGGCATTATCGGCAACCCCGTCTCGCATTCCCTCTCCCCGCTCATGCAAAATGCCGCCCTTTCCCATTTGAAACTCCCTTATCTCTATATGCCCTTTCCGGTCACCAATGAGGAGCTTCCCGATTTTTTCTCCTCGCTCTCCCGCCGGCGGATCGCCGGTTTTAACGCCACGATCCCGCACAAACAGGCGGTGATCCCCTTTCTTGATTCCCTCTCGCGCGAGGCGAGGCTCATTGGCGCCGTCAACACGGTTGTCGTCAAGGGCAAAAAACCAATCGGCAAAAATACCGACGGCCCCGGATACATTCGTTCACTGGAAGAGGAAGCTAAATACAACGTCAAGGGAAGACATGTCATTCTCTTGGGGGCCGGCGGCTCTGCCCGGGCGATTGCCGTCGCCTTGGGCCTGGCGGGCGCCCATGAAGTGTTCATCATCAACCGGACGGCCAAAAAGGCGCACGATCTCGCCTCAGAAACGGGCAAAAAATTCCCCCGGACCATCTACACCGCCTCTTCGCTGGAAAATATCGACATCGCCTACTGGTCGCTGGCCGATCTGCTGATTAACGCCACCTCCATGGGGATGAAGGGGGTAAGGCTCTGGCCCCTCCCTTTGCACAAATTGCCAAAGAGGACGATTGTCTCGGACATCGTCTACACCCCTCTGGAGACCCCCCTCCTTAAAAAGGCAAAACAGCTGAAACTGAAAACCCATCCCGGGTGGGGTATGCTTCTTTATCAGGGAGCGCTTGCGTTTGAGATGTGGACGGGCCGAAAGGCCCCCGTTTCCGTGATGAAAGAGGTGTTGCTTGAGGCGTTGAAAAAAAGTAGAGGGTGAGCATGGTCGGAATCGTTTTGGTATCCGAAAACCGGGAGGCGCTTGAAATGCTCAAGACGGCCCGCCGTCTTTTGGGGCGCCTCGACGGATTCGGCTCCGTCATTTTAAAACCGGGCAGTCCTCCGGCGCGGATGGAAAACGCCCTGAAAAAAGCCATCAAAAAGGTCAACTCTAAAAATGGAGTCCTTCTCCTGTACGATTTTTTCGGCTCGACCCAGTGCAATACCTGCAGGCGTTTTCTTAAAAAAGGGGCCGTCGAGCTCGTCACGGGGTTCAACATGGCCATGCTGGTGAAGCTCGCCGCCGTCAACAAGACAATGCCTTTGGGCCGGCTTGCCCCGTTCATTGAAAAATACGGGCGCGAACACATCTGCCGCGTCAAAATAAAATAAAGCGCACAATCGGGCTTTGCCCGTTGTGCGCGCGGGGTTTGGGGCCATCGAAGGCCCGACAAAAATATAACAAACACGAGTAGTCGCCTTAAAGGGCCTTCGGGGCCCCAACTAAAATGACTACCTCCACAACCGTCAAGATCGTCAACAAACTGGGGATGCACGCCCGCGCCGCGGCGCTGTTTGTGAAGTCCGCCAACCTGTTTGAGGCGGAAATTTTCGTCACTAAAGGCAAACACCGGGTGAACGGAAAAAGCATCATGGGCCTGCTCATGCTTGCGGCCCCCTGCGGGAGCCGGATCACCGTGGAAGCGAGCGGGCCGGACGCCTCCTCCGCGATAAAGAGGCTCGTCTCCCTTGTCGCAAAGGGTTTTAATGAAAAGTAAAAATAAAAAATCCAGGCGCATCTTCAAGGGGGACCCCGTCGCGCGGGGTTTTGCCATCGGGAAGGCCCTTCTCTACGGTAGCCGGTCGGTCTCTTTTCCCAAATACTGGATCAACGACAGCGAGGCGAAAAACGAGATCCAGCGGTTTAAAAAGGCGCTGATCCAGTGCAAAAGCCAGATGGACGAAATCAAGTCGAAACTCTGCCGGATCGACAGCCGGGACAACATCTCCATTCTCGATTCGCACATCCTTCTTCTGCAGGACGAATTGCTGGTCCGCAATACGGTTTTGACCATTGAAAAAGAGCATATCAATGCTGAATGGGCCATAAACAAGACAATCGGCCAGATCCGGCAGGCTTTTTCCAAAATCAGCCAGTCGTATCTTCGCGAGCGGAAATACGACATCGACTACATCGAAAGCGCCATTCAGCGAAACCTCGCAGGCCAGGGGCCGGGTCCGCTCAAAAAAGTCCCGCCGGGGTCGATCATCGTCGCCTATGACCTCTCCCCGGCCGAAACCCTTCAGCTCATCCGCTATAAAATCGGCGGCTTCGCGACCGAGAGGGGGGGGCTCAATTCGCACACCGCCATTGTCGCCCGGTCGCTTGAAATTCC is drawn from Deltaproteobacteria bacterium and contains these coding sequences:
- a CDS encoding riboflavin kinase, which gives rise to RPFFMDGKVVKGKKRGLGIPTANLKTDGELMPREGVYATRVEIGGGKFKGATNIGCNPTFGKNRLSVETHILGFRKNIYGKKLRLYFIGRIRGEKRFRNPKELVRQIRKDIKTAKRIWRREKPWNL
- the aroE gene encoding shikimate dehydrogenase, encoding MKKKLKILGIIGNPVSHSLSPLMQNAALSHLKLPYLYMPFPVTNEELPDFFSSLSRRRIAGFNATIPHKQAVIPFLDSLSREARLIGAVNTVVVKGKKPIGKNTDGPGYIRSLEEEAKYNVKGRHVILLGAGGSARAIAVALGLAGAHEVFIINRTAKKAHDLASETGKKFPRTIYTASSLENIDIAYWSLADLLINATSMGMKGVRLWPLPLHKLPKRTIVSDIVYTPLETPLLKKAKQLKLKTHPGWGMLLYQGALAFEMWTGRKAPVSVMKEVLLEALKKSRG
- a CDS encoding HPr family phosphocarrier protein; amino-acid sequence: MTTSTTVKIVNKLGMHARAAALFVKSANLFEAEIFVTKGKHRVNGKSIMGLLMLAAPCGSRITVEASGPDASSAIKRLVSLVAKGFNEK